The following are encoded together in the Diabrotica undecimpunctata isolate CICGRU chromosome 7, icDiaUnde3, whole genome shotgun sequence genome:
- the LOC140446289 gene encoding uncharacterized protein — MSIYRHTRNRIRTDNMESKEFIVNEGLSQGGVLGPILFNIVLNDIIKETRAEPLKLYAGHINLDAVWISECAYADDLVIFGINKEAANRNLQVWNAALIKRNLRINNEKTKVMVCGKNRKQTKITLNGNTLEQVDTYKNLEVQIENRGTEETEISSRIESAVRMYHAIKSTFLSKK, encoded by the coding sequence ATGAGTATATATAGACATACAAGGAACAGAATCAGAACCGATAATATGGAATCCAAAGAGTTCATAGTAAATGAGGGTCTAAGTCAAGGAGGAGTCCTAGGCCCCATACTGTTTAACATTGTCTTGAATGACATAATTAAAGAAACTAGAGCAGAACCATTAAAATTATATGCCGGACATATAAATCTAGATGCAGTGTGGATCTCAGAGTGTGCATACGCAGATGATCTAGTGATATTTGGGATAAATAAAGAGGCAGCCAATCGAAATTTACAAGTATGGAACGCTGCACTAATTAAACGAAATTTGAGGATCAATAATGAGAAGACGAAAGTAATGGTatgtggaaaaaatagaaaacaaacgaaGATAACACTTAACGGAAATACACTTGAACAAGTCGATACTTACAAAAACTTGGAAGTACAAATAGAGAACAGAGGaactgaagaaactgaaataagttcCAGAATAGAAAGTGCTGTTCGGATGTACCACGCAATTAAAAgtacatttttgtcaaaaaaataa